A section of the Nitrospinota bacterium genome encodes:
- a CDS encoding acyloxyacyl hydrolase, protein MAVIATPVTAEDTHFTDQFKKGSDSFGIQAGLGVTENIPGGRDRTDITALFFLPNYQYNLTGLMGNSWYQGAWNWHLEAGVAHTLNHDGENLLGVSPLLFQYKFLDSKRRWAPTALIGAGVAWTDWDEPANRELGGEFQFLLQGGLGLEYFLDKWSYSLNYRMLHISNANTKVPNIGLNAHVITLGLQF, encoded by the coding sequence ATGGCTGTGATTGCAACCCCCGTGACCGCTGAAGACACCCATTTTACGGATCAATTTAAAAAAGGCTCCGACTCTTTCGGAATTCAAGCTGGGTTGGGTGTTACGGAAAATATTCCGGGGGGGCGCGACCGGACAGATATCACCGCCCTGTTTTTTCTCCCTAATTACCAATATAATCTCACTGGCTTGATGGGAAACTCATGGTATCAGGGTGCCTGGAACTGGCATTTGGAAGCCGGGGTGGCCCACACTTTGAATCATGATGGAGAAAATTTACTGGGAGTCTCCCCCCTTCTGTTTCAATATAAATTCCTGGATTCCAAGAGACGGTGGGCTCCCACTGCTTTGATTGGGGCTGGAGTCGCCTGGACAGACTGGGATGAACCTGCAAATCGCGAGTTGGGAGGCGAATTTCAATTCCTTTTGCAGGGGGGATTGGGGCTGGAGTATTTTTTGGATAAATGGTCCTATTCCTTGAATTACCGCATGTTACATATTTCCAATGCAAATACTAAAGTCCCCAATATAGGTTTGAATGCACATGTTATTACTTTAGGCCTCCAGTTTTAA
- the gcvPA gene encoding aminomethyl-transferring glycine dehydrogenase subunit GcvPA, whose protein sequence is MRYIPHTEKDIQEMLAKIGVKNIEEIFQSIPEELRLGDNLLNLPKSLSESELTSFLGNMQKCNANAEEVSLFMGAGAYRHFSPVLIDHLISRGEFATSYTPYQPEVSQGTLQAIFEFQTMIAMLTGMDIANASMYDGASALAEAVIMASRLNNKNEILISRAVHPEYRQVVTTYTQGNPIELVEIPFATSGKTDVDSIKNLLTDQTSAVVLQSPNFFGVIEEYASLKEQLAERGVLLIVVVAEALSLGILKPPGERGADIVVGEGQSFGLSLSFGGPYVGFFATQDKFLRQTPGRLVGETIDRDGRRSYVLTLSTREQHIRRERATSNICTNQGLCALAATIYLATMGKQGLREVALLNVRKADYLKNRLRKIKGFSIRFDADTFNEFVLECPKPAEEIRDNLMQEAHILAGVPLGTHYPELENCLLLCATELNTQEEMDRLAEKLEGM, encoded by the coding sequence ATGCGGTACATTCCCCATACAGAAAAAGACATCCAGGAAATGCTCGCCAAAATTGGCGTGAAAAATATTGAGGAAATTTTTCAAAGCATTCCCGAAGAATTGCGTCTTGGAGACAACCTCCTCAATTTACCCAAAAGCCTTTCAGAATCGGAATTGACCTCTTTCCTTGGCAACATGCAAAAGTGCAATGCCAATGCCGAAGAGGTGTCCCTTTTCATGGGAGCGGGGGCATACCGCCACTTCAGCCCGGTGTTGATCGATCATTTGATTTCACGGGGAGAGTTTGCAACCAGCTACACCCCCTACCAGCCCGAAGTCAGCCAGGGAACCCTGCAGGCGATTTTTGAATTCCAAACCATGATCGCCATGCTCACCGGCATGGACATCGCCAACGCCTCCATGTACGACGGAGCGTCCGCCCTCGCCGAAGCTGTGATCATGGCAAGCCGTTTGAACAATAAAAACGAAATTCTAATTTCCCGCGCCGTGCATCCCGAATACAGGCAAGTGGTGACAACCTACACCCAAGGCAACCCTATCGAACTGGTTGAAATCCCCTTTGCCACCAGCGGAAAAACAGATGTCGATTCCATAAAGAATCTTTTGACCGATCAAACCTCGGCGGTCGTTTTACAAAGCCCTAACTTTTTCGGAGTCATCGAGGAATACGCTTCCTTGAAAGAACAACTGGCGGAGCGCGGGGTGCTCCTGATCGTGGTCGTGGCAGAGGCGCTCTCCCTGGGCATCCTGAAACCACCGGGGGAACGAGGCGCCGATATCGTGGTCGGCGAAGGGCAATCCTTCGGGCTCTCGTTGTCTTTCGGCGGGCCTTATGTCGGATTTTTCGCCACCCAGGACAAATTTCTGCGCCAGACACCGGGCCGACTGGTCGGAGAAACCATCGACCGGGACGGACGCCGGTCCTACGTCCTCACCCTGTCCACCCGCGAACAGCATATCCGCAGAGAACGGGCGACATCCAACATCTGCACCAATCAAGGGTTGTGCGCTCTGGCGGCAACTATTTATCTCGCCACAATGGGCAAACAGGGATTACGTGAAGTCGCGTTGCTAAACGTGAGGAAAGCCGATTACCTGAAAAACCGACTGCGGAAGATCAAAGGCTTCAGCATCCGCTTCGACGCTGACACCTTCAACGAATTCGTCCTCGAATGCCCGAAGCCCGCGGAAGAAATCCGGGACAACCTGATGCAGGAAGCGCACATCCTCGCAGGCGTCCCGCTTGGAACCCACTACCCGGAACTCGAAAACTGCCTGCTCCTGTGCGCCACCGAGCTCAACACCCAGGAAGAGATGGACCGCCTCGCCGAGAAATTGGAGGGGATGTAG
- a CDS encoding sigma-70 family RNA polymerase sigma factor, protein MSFTQNKETKEAEEALVREFQAGNLDAYDKIAEIYQKKIYALSFNLMRNTMDAQDVTQEVLLTLFRKVNTFKGNSAFSSWVYRITLNATYMKMRSKKKEPNVSLEDLLPSYNSSGYQHEKITDWSENAESLLFANETREVIQKAVDQLPEKEKVVFMLRDGEGLSTEKVSEILDLTIPAVKSRLHRARLFLRKKLSPYCEEYHSQREEK, encoded by the coding sequence ATGTCATTCACTCAAAACAAGGAAACTAAAGAAGCTGAAGAAGCTCTTGTCAGAGAATTTCAAGCGGGGAATCTCGACGCGTACGATAAGATAGCGGAGATATACCAGAAGAAAATCTACGCTCTCAGTTTCAATCTGATGCGCAACACGATGGACGCGCAGGATGTGACTCAGGAGGTTTTACTGACCCTCTTTAGAAAAGTGAATACGTTTAAGGGGAATTCCGCGTTCTCCAGCTGGGTGTACCGCATTACCCTGAATGCCACCTACATGAAAATGCGGAGCAAAAAAAAGGAACCCAATGTTTCATTGGAAGATTTGCTCCCTTCATACAATTCGTCAGGCTATCAGCATGAGAAAATTACAGATTGGTCTGAAAATGCTGAATCCCTATTGTTTGCGAATGAAACCAGGGAAGTCATACAAAAAGCCGTAGACCAGTTGCCGGAAAAAGAGAAAGTCGTCTTTATGCTTCGCGATGGGGAAGGCTTATCGACTGAAAAAGTCAGCGAGATCCTGGATCTTACAATTCCTGCCGTAAAATCCAGGTTGCACCGAGCAAGATTATTTTTAAGAAAAAAACTTTCTCCTTATTGTGAAGAATATCACTCCCAGAGAGAAGAAAAATGA
- a CDS encoding dihydrolipoyl dehydrogenase has product MAGDRDGSALMNFDVLVIGGGSGGYAAARTAQEAGANVAIVDPGPLGGLCILKGCMPTKTILRSSDVMALMGRSQEFGLMPVQASADLGAINDRKNRIIGEFAQYRTEQLKDPRFTLFEDLATFISPHEVRVGTRILCAKNFIIATGSKIAHFSIPGLEEAGYVTSDDILELRETPKSIIVLGAGPVAVELAQFLSRIGVKTSLIQRSHHILSSGDEDMARPVEARLREEGMDVYTGTKLLNVSKDGNERVIRFVHAGEEKSVRGEIILQALGRCPNMDTLNLEAAGVKTGKKGIAVNSEMRTSQPHIFAVGDVNGLHEIVHIAIEQGEIAAHNAVYPNQKPQCMDGRLKTSVVFTDPAVASVGLSEKECKAREIPYLVASYPFDDHGKSICLGETHGHVKLICQPHTGEVLGAHIVGPEAGELIHQLITLMYFHGTVHDLVKIPHYHPTLSEIITYPAEDLIEQLNETRG; this is encoded by the coding sequence TTGGCTGGCGATAGAGACGGGTCGGCATTGATGAATTTCGATGTGCTGGTGATCGGAGGCGGGTCGGGCGGCTATGCGGCAGCGCGGACGGCCCAGGAGGCCGGGGCAAACGTCGCGATTGTCGATCCGGGGCCGCTGGGTGGGTTGTGCATTCTCAAAGGCTGTATGCCGACCAAAACGATTCTTCGGTCGTCCGATGTGATGGCGCTCATGGGGCGGTCGCAGGAGTTCGGGCTCATGCCTGTTCAGGCCAGCGCTGATCTCGGCGCGATCAACGACCGCAAAAACCGGATCATCGGAGAATTTGCTCAATACCGCACCGAACAACTGAAAGACCCCCGCTTCACCCTGTTCGAGGATTTGGCCACCTTCATATCCCCGCACGAGGTTCGAGTCGGAACCCGCATCCTCTGCGCTAAAAATTTCATCATCGCGACCGGTTCCAAAATCGCTCATTTTTCCATCCCCGGTCTTGAAGAAGCGGGATATGTCACCAGCGACGATATATTGGAACTGCGCGAAACCCCCAAATCCATAATCGTCCTTGGGGCCGGGCCGGTGGCCGTCGAGCTTGCCCAGTTCTTATCCCGCATCGGCGTCAAAACCAGCCTGATCCAGCGCAGTCATCACATACTCTCCAGCGGCGACGAAGACATGGCCCGACCCGTGGAAGCCCGGCTCAGGGAAGAGGGCATGGATGTCTATACCGGAACGAAACTTCTCAATGTTTCGAAAGACGGGAATGAACGGGTTATCCGTTTTGTTCATGCAGGCGAGGAAAAAAGCGTCCGGGGCGAGATAATTTTACAAGCGCTGGGCCGCTGTCCCAACATGGACACGCTCAACCTGGAAGCGGCAGGGGTTAAAACCGGGAAGAAAGGCATTGCAGTGAACTCAGAGATGCGCACCAGCCAACCGCATATCTTTGCCGTCGGTGACGTTAACGGCTTGCACGAGATCGTTCACATCGCCATCGAACAGGGCGAGATCGCGGCGCATAATGCAGTCTATCCCAATCAAAAGCCCCAGTGCATGGACGGCCGGTTAAAAACCAGTGTGGTATTCACCGACCCCGCCGTGGCCAGCGTGGGCCTCAGCGAAAAAGAATGCAAGGCAAGAGAGATTCCTTATCTGGTCGCGTCCTATCCGTTTGACGATCATGGAAAATCCATCTGCCTGGGGGAAACCCACGGCCATGTGAAATTAATATGCCAACCCCACACGGGCGAAGTTCTAGGCGCCCATATCGTCGGCCCCGAAGCCGGAGAGTTGATCCATCAACTCATCACCCTCATGTATTTTCACGGCACCGTTCACGACCTCGTGAAAATTCCTCACTACCATCCCACCTTGTCGGAAATCATCACCTATCCCGCCGAAGACCTGATTGAACAATTAAATGAAACAAGGGGATAG
- the gcvH gene encoding glycine cleavage system protein GcvH, whose translation MEVPKDLRYTIEHEWLRITGNKGVIGITQFAQDQLGDVVFVELPQKDSKVTKESTFGVVESVKTVSDLYAPASGKVIAVNTDLETHPELVNSDPYGKGWIAEIEISDTKEIENLLTPEQYIAQCEKGQ comes from the coding sequence ATGGAGGTCCCAAAAGATCTTCGCTACACGATTGAACACGAATGGCTCCGAATTACCGGCAATAAAGGAGTGATCGGCATCACCCAGTTTGCCCAGGATCAACTTGGAGACGTGGTTTTTGTAGAATTGCCGCAAAAAGATTCCAAGGTCACCAAGGAATCAACGTTTGGAGTCGTCGAATCGGTCAAAACGGTTTCCGACCTCTACGCTCCGGCCAGTGGCAAAGTGATCGCCGTAAACACCGACCTGGAAACCCATCCCGAATTGGTCAACAGCGACCCGTACGGTAAAGGCTGGATTGCCGAAATCGAGATTTCCGATACAAAGGAAATTGAAAATCTCCTGACCCCTGAACAATACATTGCACAATGTGAAAAGGGACAGTGA
- a CDS encoding tetratricopeptide repeat protein, whose translation MASESASTKSAEELFQEGLAAGRLSDHATALEAYKQAVKIDPDHFMAQFNLGIRYGKLRMNLDAAKCFREALRLKPESPMVHYSLAVVCNLIGETSGAFDHYNEAIRINPEFGKAHSNLAMLYYSIKRGKETIHHLLAARDMFQKTGDEFMAKNAIDLLQECCREFNLTEDECRTL comes from the coding sequence ATGGCATCTGAATCTGCATCCACCAAAAGCGCCGAAGAATTGTTTCAGGAAGGCTTGGCTGCCGGTCGGCTTAGCGACCACGCCACTGCTCTGGAGGCTTATAAACAAGCCGTTAAAATCGATCCGGACCATTTTATGGCCCAGTTTAATCTGGGAATCCGCTACGGCAAGTTGCGTATGAATCTGGACGCGGCAAAATGCTTTCGGGAAGCCCTGCGCCTGAAACCAGAATCTCCGATGGTTCATTACAGCCTGGCTGTGGTCTGCAACCTGATTGGGGAAACGAGCGGCGCATTTGACCATTATAACGAAGCTATTCGCATCAACCCGGAATTTGGTAAGGCTCACAGCAACCTGGCGATGTTGTATTATTCGATCAAAAGGGGCAAGGAAACCATTCACCATCTGCTGGCCGCCCGCGATATGTTTCAAAAAACCGGCGATGAATTCATGGCCAAAAATGCTATAGACCTGCTACAAGAGTGCTGTCGGGAATTCAACCTGACCGAAGACGAGTGCCGGACCCTTTGA
- a CDS encoding pentapeptide repeat-containing protein, translating to MSETQEKIEPIVKVSRLQWEEKLRQMQEWQQNPSASRKPQFSSLDLKFADFSSQNLYGVDFSRSDLSGCNLMSADLTGANFQGAKLAGALFNGAVLKGANFSEADLEETLWEGARGKGVNFSKAVLTRVNFQSLDLSESNFSQAVFRESNLQEAKLGKSNFSAATLVQSRVDKADLTGANFSKANIQTSSFNLAVLAKATFEETTLSEADFQEADFTGATFSKTKLSKANLRKAIFINAIFKRSNLSGADLEFANLTGTHLQETNLDDANLGRVELTGANLKGASLRNARLELANMDHCNLSFADLTRTRLDLTVPGNVNFTRANLTGTKLVDADLRYADLTDANFKGAVMIRAQLTGARTGGMNFCGADMTNAEMPEDLRWFETLQSIADASRFARKLFSWLIALMVISGLALASTRDVELLTNARISPVFGIQMHLPIVGFYIFVPVVLLVLFLYFHLQLQHQWRLISKLPGVFPDGMALDEKIYPWLLNTWIRNFFPKESEGKGFFYHCRSLLSMERCISTLRNIIVVTMAWYATPVTIAVFWACYLVRHDGLGSWIHIILFMLSLVAATCLHQLAKHTLRSKKLSLLKAGIVSGVIVLPFLLFTSSLTFKAIHGKPETATLEIRWLPWEIKSNVLFELKVDDKIKRGLSPWLKADISGMEVSERPDNYDPADPKQIRWVRGVRLNDANLNYANASEVFLTKAQLERASLVGINLYQSDLRYAQLQGADLRGADFRFADLSHADLSNANLSYADLREANLVMANFSGAKLTGADLTNADISNTLFYDVQDLTVDQIQLSIHWREGHFERNLQKDLGILYPGSN from the coding sequence ATGAGCGAAACTCAGGAAAAAATCGAACCCATAGTAAAAGTTTCCCGCCTGCAATGGGAAGAGAAACTGCGGCAAATGCAGGAATGGCAACAGAATCCCTCCGCCTCCCGGAAACCCCAGTTTTCCAGTTTGGATTTGAAATTCGCGGACTTTTCTTCCCAGAATCTCTATGGAGTCGATTTTTCCCGATCCGACTTGTCCGGGTGTAATCTGATGAGTGCCGACCTCACGGGTGCCAATTTTCAAGGTGCGAAACTGGCAGGCGCCCTATTCAACGGGGCGGTGTTGAAAGGCGCGAATTTCTCAGAAGCGGATTTGGAAGAAACGCTTTGGGAGGGAGCCAGGGGCAAAGGCGTTAATTTCTCCAAGGCAGTTCTGACACGTGTCAACTTTCAGTCTCTTGATCTTTCCGAATCAAATTTCTCTCAAGCCGTTTTTCGAGAATCAAATCTTCAGGAAGCCAAACTGGGCAAATCAAATTTTTCAGCGGCCACCCTGGTTCAATCCCGAGTCGATAAGGCGGATTTGACCGGAGCAAATTTTTCCAAAGCAAATATTCAGACTTCGAGTTTTAATCTGGCCGTGCTGGCAAAGGCGACCTTTGAGGAAACCACCCTTTCGGAAGCTGATTTTCAGGAAGCGGATTTCACCGGCGCAACGTTTTCAAAAACCAAACTCAGTAAAGCCAATCTGCGAAAAGCGATCTTCATAAATGCCATTTTTAAAAGATCCAATCTGAGCGGCGCCGATTTGGAGTTTGCAAATTTGACGGGAACCCACCTGCAAGAAACCAACCTGGATGACGCCAATTTGGGGAGAGTCGAGCTGACGGGAGCCAACCTGAAAGGGGCCTCTTTGCGTAATGCCCGGCTGGAGTTGGCCAACATGGATCACTGCAACTTGTCTTTTGCCGACCTCACCCGCACCCGATTGGATTTGACGGTTCCTGGAAATGTCAACTTTACCAGGGCTAATCTTACCGGCACCAAACTGGTCGATGCGGATTTGAGATATGCCGATCTCACTGATGCCAATTTCAAAGGTGCGGTGATGATTCGGGCGCAATTAACAGGTGCCCGAACAGGCGGGATGAACTTTTGTGGGGCGGATATGACCAACGCGGAAATGCCGGAGGATTTGCGCTGGTTTGAAACGTTGCAGTCCATTGCCGATGCCTCCCGATTTGCCAGAAAACTTTTCTCCTGGCTCATCGCCCTCATGGTTATTTCGGGACTGGCCCTTGCCTCCACTCGCGATGTTGAACTTCTGACCAATGCCAGGATTTCCCCAGTCTTTGGAATCCAGATGCACTTACCCATTGTGGGGTTTTATATTTTTGTCCCCGTGGTTCTTTTGGTGCTGTTCCTTTATTTTCATCTCCAGCTTCAGCACCAGTGGCGGTTGATTTCCAAACTCCCCGGAGTGTTCCCCGATGGCATGGCGCTGGATGAAAAAATTTACCCCTGGCTCCTCAATACCTGGATACGGAATTTTTTCCCAAAAGAATCAGAAGGAAAAGGATTCTTTTACCATTGCAGAAGTTTGTTGAGCATGGAAAGGTGCATTTCCACCCTGAGAAATATTATAGTGGTGACGATGGCCTGGTACGCAACACCTGTTACGATAGCCGTTTTTTGGGCGTGTTATTTGGTTCGTCACGATGGGCTGGGGTCTTGGATTCACATTATTTTATTTATGCTATCTCTGGTGGCCGCAACCTGCCTGCACCAATTGGCCAAGCACACGTTGCGGAGTAAAAAATTGTCTTTACTGAAAGCGGGAATTGTTTCGGGAGTCATCGTCCTGCCATTTCTTTTGTTCACGTCCAGCCTGACTTTTAAAGCGATTCATGGAAAACCGGAAACAGCCACACTGGAAATCCGTTGGCTGCCCTGGGAGATAAAGTCCAACGTCCTTTTCGAGCTTAAAGTAGACGATAAAATCAAACGCGGTCTCAGCCCCTGGCTCAAGGCGGATATTTCCGGGATGGAGGTTTCTGAGAGACCCGATAACTACGATCCAGCAGACCCGAAACAAATCCGCTGGGTCCGGGGCGTCCGGCTCAATGACGCCAATCTTAATTATGCCAATGCCTCGGAAGTGTTTCTAACCAAGGCTCAACTGGAGCGAGCTTCTCTGGTGGGCATCAACCTGTATCAGTCGGATCTTAGATATGCTCAACTGCAGGGGGCCGATCTGCGAGGTGCAGATTTTCGGTTTGCTGACCTGTCCCATGCCGATTTATCCAATGCGAATTTGTCTTACGCCGACCTTCGTGAAGCCAACCTGGTGATGGCAAATTTTTCAGGAGCCAAGCTCACCGGAGCCGACCTCACCAATGCCGATATCTCCAACACCCTCTTTTACGATGTGCAGGATCTGACTGTCGATCAGATCCAACTTTCCATCCACTGGAGAGAGGGCCATTTTGAAAGGAATCTGCAAAAGGACCTGGGAATCTTATATCCCGGTTCAAATTAG
- a CDS encoding MMPL family transporter has product MMSQKDGKNSKNSLDAKNILDRVFSRIENFAYSHSISVIAVSLIVAVLSVWVTAEFLTFKTGRGDLVAKDLPYVKRHEIFRSEFEDFDGMIVVVEGEDPEQKKNFIEALAHKFKSHPAVFSDVFYKIDTTYFTDKALLFLDQKDLVDLVQKIKEHQQFLDAVNASPGLNQLLRSINSEISSGMVESLMSDFIGTGDEEKDDTADLSLLTSLLKQMVAHLKDDAPYRSPWGSFFTGEEDSLEKEGYLVSGENDLMFILVTPREDETVFTGYRESIEFARKLVDETLEQHPEIRVGITGEDVIASDEMVTTQSDVKKATLIALAGVSLLFILVFRGVVKPLMAVFCLVIAICWSMGFTTLTVGHLNILSVVFTTILIGLGIDFGIHILERYKEERQSGRDVLSSFQKTLQGTGRGNFAGAITTAMAFGAMTLTDFIGISELGWIAAWGILFCMLAMILLLPALLAVEEKWRKTDYNHVGGSVEKKQWIENLYSHYYAIIIVCLVLVGISALALPGLKFDYNLLKLQAKNTEAVQYEMKILENAKRSAWSAAMIADTQEEAQRKLEAVKNLSTVGEVESILSLIPKNQPEKIEFIKGVSPLLANLKVEEADTPFFLKSLTRTIKKIQFKIRSKEDEKPTGAVEEAGLWVRRFMDELSSAEPKVAQERLGNFSKKLFVDYRSKITDLSKNANPSPVVIDKLPKEMRERFISNKGRFLISIFPAVDIWDLTQREQFLSQLRQVDPNVVGNAVHMFESSRLMKEGYINGGIYAMTAILIFVLLTFKKLKTAVFIFLPVIVGSLWTIGIMDLLDVQFNLANLVILPLILGIGVVDGIHIIHRYREETDKTITVLSKSTGMAVVLTSLTTMVGFGSMMVADHQGIFSLGLVLTLGVGSCLLASVTIVPAFLKLATVKGWQI; this is encoded by the coding sequence ATGATGTCGCAGAAGGATGGGAAAAATAGCAAGAATTCCCTCGATGCAAAAAATATTCTGGACCGGGTTTTTTCCCGTATAGAAAACTTCGCTTATTCCCACTCTATTTCTGTCATTGCAGTTTCCCTGATTGTAGCCGTCCTTTCCGTTTGGGTGACTGCGGAGTTCCTTACATTTAAAACGGGCAGAGGAGATCTTGTTGCCAAAGACCTTCCGTATGTCAAGCGTCATGAAATATTTCGAAGTGAGTTCGAGGACTTCGATGGGATGATCGTGGTGGTCGAGGGGGAGGACCCGGAGCAGAAAAAAAACTTTATCGAAGCGTTGGCGCACAAGTTCAAATCCCATCCTGCCGTTTTTTCCGACGTTTTCTATAAAATCGATACCACTTACTTCACAGACAAAGCCCTTCTTTTCCTGGACCAAAAAGACCTTGTCGATCTGGTGCAAAAAATCAAGGAGCATCAGCAGTTCCTGGATGCTGTGAATGCATCCCCCGGATTGAACCAGCTCCTTAGAAGCATCAACTCGGAAATAAGTTCCGGGATGGTGGAGTCCCTGATGTCCGATTTTATCGGAACCGGAGATGAGGAAAAGGATGACACTGCCGACCTCAGTTTATTGACTTCCCTCCTCAAACAAATGGTGGCGCATCTCAAGGACGATGCTCCTTATCGGTCCCCCTGGGGTTCGTTTTTTACCGGCGAGGAAGATTCTCTGGAAAAAGAGGGGTATCTGGTTTCCGGTGAAAATGATTTGATGTTTATTCTGGTGACTCCCAGAGAGGATGAGACGGTTTTTACGGGGTACCGGGAATCCATTGAATTTGCCAGGAAGCTGGTCGATGAAACCCTGGAGCAACATCCTGAAATCCGGGTGGGCATTACCGGAGAAGACGTCATTGCCTCCGATGAGATGGTAACGACCCAGAGCGATGTTAAGAAAGCGACCCTTATCGCTCTGGCAGGAGTTTCCCTTCTGTTTATCCTGGTGTTTCGGGGCGTCGTTAAACCCTTGATGGCCGTTTTCTGCCTGGTGATTGCCATTTGCTGGTCGATGGGGTTTACCACGCTGACAGTAGGACACTTGAATATCCTCTCTGTGGTATTCACGACCATTCTGATCGGATTGGGAATCGACTTCGGTATCCATATTCTAGAACGTTACAAGGAGGAGCGGCAATCGGGCAGAGACGTTCTTTCTTCTTTTCAAAAAACCCTGCAAGGGACGGGCCGAGGTAATTTTGCAGGGGCCATTACCACCGCCATGGCTTTTGGCGCCATGACTTTGACAGACTTTATTGGAATTTCCGAATTGGGATGGATTGCCGCCTGGGGAATTTTATTTTGCATGCTCGCCATGATTCTTTTGCTCCCGGCGTTGCTCGCCGTAGAAGAAAAGTGGCGCAAAACAGATTACAACCATGTAGGCGGTTCCGTAGAAAAGAAGCAATGGATTGAAAATTTATACTCTCATTATTATGCGATTATTATTGTTTGCCTGGTTTTGGTGGGAATATCCGCTCTGGCTCTCCCCGGCTTGAAGTTTGATTACAATCTCCTCAAGCTTCAGGCAAAGAATACGGAAGCGGTTCAATATGAGATGAAAATTCTTGAAAATGCGAAGCGTTCCGCCTGGTCTGCGGCTATGATCGCCGATACCCAGGAGGAGGCGCAAAGGAAACTTGAAGCGGTCAAGAACCTGTCCACCGTTGGAGAAGTGGAAAGCATCCTTTCCCTGATTCCAAAAAACCAACCGGAAAAAATAGAGTTTATTAAGGGCGTTTCCCCTCTTCTCGCTAATCTTAAAGTGGAAGAGGCCGATACCCCGTTTTTTCTGAAATCCCTCACCCGGACGATAAAGAAAATCCAATTTAAAATACGCAGTAAAGAAGATGAGAAACCCACCGGCGCGGTTGAAGAAGCAGGTCTCTGGGTGCGTCGGTTTATGGATGAACTTTCAAGCGCCGAGCCAAAAGTGGCTCAGGAAAGGCTTGGGAATTTCTCTAAAAAGTTATTCGTCGACTATAGAAGTAAGATCACCGATCTTAGCAAAAACGCCAATCCCTCACCCGTCGTAATAGACAAGCTTCCGAAGGAGATGAGAGAACGATTCATCAGCAACAAGGGTCGATTCCTGATTTCAATTTTTCCCGCTGTGGATATATGGGATCTTACTCAGAGAGAACAGTTTTTGAGTCAATTGAGGCAAGTGGACCCCAATGTGGTTGGGAATGCGGTGCACATGTTTGAGTCGAGCCGATTGATGAAAGAAGGATATATTAATGGTGGTATCTATGCCATGACGGCGATCCTGATTTTTGTTTTGCTGACGTTTAAAAAACTGAAAACCGCTGTGTTTATCTTTCTTCCGGTGATTGTAGGATCTCTTTGGACCATCGGCATCATGGACCTTCTTGATGTTCAGTTCAATTTGGCCAACCTGGTCATTCTTCCCCTCATCCTCGGCATCGGGGTGGTCGACGGAATTCACATCATCCATCGTTATCGTGAAGAAACGGACAAAACCATCACCGTCCTTTCAAAAAGTACAGGGATGGCAGTCGTTCTCACTTCTCTAACCACCATGGTGGGTTTTGGAAGTATGATGGTTGCCGATCATCAGGGCATATTCAGTTTGGGGCTGGTATTGACACTGGGGGTGGGGAGTTGCCTGCTGGCATCCGTCACCATTGTTCCTGCGTTTTTGAAACTTGCCACCGTCAAAGGTTGGCAAATTTAA
- the tatA gene encoding twin-arginine translocase TatA/TatE family subunit, whose translation MMGIGFPELMIILVIIMIIFGAGKLPEIGSAFGNSIRNFKKSMKEADEIKDDMDVNKALNENAPAKAEIEGKNENSESSKEEVPATEEPQTK comes from the coding sequence ATGATGGGTATCGGTTTTCCAGAGTTGATGATTATTTTGGTCATTATTATGATTATTTTTGGCGCTGGGAAACTTCCCGAAATCGGCAGCGCCTTTGGAAACAGTATCAGAAATTTTAAAAAATCGATGAAAGAGGCGGATGAGATAAAAGACGATATGGATGTCAATAAAGCTCTTAATGAAAATGCTCCCGCCAAGGCAGAAATTGAAGGGAAAAACGAGAATTCGGAATCCTCGAAAGAAGAAGTCCCTGCAACTGAAGAGCCACAGACAAAATAA
- a CDS encoding zf-HC2 domain-containing protein: MICCKECLELLSDYLDGELDPQTSSSLNEHFQDCPPCVAFLNTFKTSTNLCRETIRQVDLPEVVQIKLKEFLAKNTRKKD; the protein is encoded by the coding sequence ATGATTTGCTGTAAAGAATGCCTGGAATTATTATCCGATTATCTGGATGGAGAGCTGGACCCACAAACAAGTTCTTCCCTGAATGAGCACTTTCAAGATTGCCCTCCATGCGTCGCTTTTTTAAACACATTTAAAACCTCAACGAACCTGTGCAGGGAAACAATCCGTCAGGTTGATCTTCCAGAAGTGGTACAGATCAAGTTGAAAGAATTTCTTGCCAAAAATACCCGGAAAAAAGATTAA